In Rhodopirellula islandica, one DNA window encodes the following:
- a CDS encoding S1 RNA-binding domain-containing protein: MTVDLDAIAQRGRCEVSSLRLALPLIEQGYTPPFLSRYRRDELGDIDEASLWNLAHAVRTQKVLDEYRADLQAAWQQTPLVDPAIGRAVGNAQSKRLLDRLSRRVKLESSESAGLAQRLAVRALNPQKGDGEDLKSLAESLAAEPVATAATAEEEAPATPDSTPADVDGVLAKLDATIAKRLIGDPRIMGAAVRWLSRNAKIRVMEVHDPHIQSEADSSDSQPKNQKSDAAAEAQPEAAAAEPTAEAPAETAETAPEAETPAAEATAPEAAASEDAAPDASSTVEASAAEASSEEAPTAETAEAPASEQPAADSDSTETEATATTEPVAAEASTADATAAEQTEPAGPEASADSETPAGTDKPAESVTKTAPAAKAAPAKAKPKKSKKISPRQRRRRWLVSTLKPLAGKSMPANKLSSFQLVMLGRALRSQVAQCAFDYDAAKLVAELQKTAAGFNRPLADRLSGLVLENEAIIRDAAEAAWWDELQEQASSRLVAIAADNLHSQINRGGVEAKVVMSIDAVGPRTAATSIVSSDGRLLHSEDIPCQLSAAMRTLAVTKMGELIHAHHVDLIVISNGPARRACMIAVGELIKQSADKSVRWTLADRSGADAYAGGPAGDQEMKSTPRRFRAAAWIAFSAMQPAQALVKVDPLKLRLGSFQRELSDDAVLSALEDVMVSGAARGGVDVNSTATTWMQRLPGITSEISQAIDERRREKLIASREELATAIEWPSVVNSRQAMPFLRVFASEETLDGTLIHPDDYPLAKKLATALNIELPPDRPPAYELPDYSEPVVVTSAEAPVETASEPTASEETAAGEEVAAKEKSAASENAEPDAAASETTAELSAESATESSDAPAAQTPAADDTASEEPAAEASAEETSAEEAETPASEESPAPEAAADSSDSEAAPSDGETTEGATETKSEAPAAPEPVRRPMPERAAVDKLIKEWQIGKRRSHQLVRWLCDPFGEGASEGESPAVMTAMPSLAELKPGDQVIGVVVGVMPFGVFIELSPDCSGLIHVSRISDSFVEDLHEAVQVGDVITAWVTGTDAKRRRVALSAISPEREAALEARRQNDRGGRGRGPGARGPGGQGGRGQRGAQGAQTGGQASGQGGGQGQRSESAPRGRGGQSGGSGQGGQRGGQARGGQGQGRGAQGGRGGKPGGRPGGRDAGRGGRGRGPKKPEVYEVIGKDPEKPQISDAMAKGDEPMRSFGDLMQMFSKEKGQTTPPADKKPAAKPPAAEKPVAEKPAEVKPAETPQTDPPAAPKAEAPATEAPASPSAPEKDE; this comes from the coding sequence ATGACTGTTGATCTGGACGCAATCGCCCAACGCGGGCGATGCGAGGTCTCGAGTTTACGCCTGGCCCTGCCACTGATTGAGCAAGGTTACACGCCTCCTTTCCTTTCGCGGTATCGCCGTGACGAGCTCGGTGACATCGACGAGGCCAGTCTTTGGAACCTCGCCCATGCCGTGCGAACCCAGAAAGTGCTGGACGAGTACCGAGCGGATCTGCAAGCCGCTTGGCAGCAGACCCCCTTGGTCGATCCAGCGATCGGCCGAGCGGTCGGAAATGCTCAGTCAAAAAGACTGCTCGATCGCCTGAGTCGCCGCGTCAAACTAGAATCCAGCGAATCGGCGGGGCTTGCGCAGCGTTTGGCGGTTCGTGCTCTGAACCCGCAAAAAGGCGACGGCGAAGACCTGAAGAGCCTGGCGGAATCCTTGGCCGCCGAGCCGGTCGCGACAGCAGCCACGGCGGAAGAAGAAGCCCCCGCGACGCCGGACAGCACCCCAGCGGATGTCGACGGTGTGTTGGCAAAATTGGATGCGACCATCGCCAAGCGATTGATCGGCGATCCACGCATCATGGGCGCCGCGGTTCGCTGGCTTTCACGCAACGCGAAAATTCGCGTGATGGAAGTTCACGATCCTCACATTCAATCCGAAGCCGATTCATCGGATTCGCAGCCCAAGAATCAGAAATCAGACGCCGCTGCGGAAGCACAGCCAGAAGCCGCTGCCGCGGAACCGACTGCAGAAGCCCCGGCTGAGACCGCTGAAACTGCTCCTGAGGCCGAAACACCAGCCGCCGAAGCAACTGCCCCCGAGGCCGCGGCCTCCGAGGACGCAGCACCCGACGCGAGCAGCACAGTCGAAGCCAGCGCAGCCGAAGCCAGCAGCGAAGAAGCTCCGACGGCGGAAACCGCAGAGGCACCTGCTAGCGAGCAACCCGCTGCGGATTCGGACTCCACCGAAACCGAAGCGACCGCCACCACAGAACCTGTTGCTGCGGAAGCATCCACTGCGGATGCCACCGCTGCAGAACAGACCGAACCCGCTGGCCCTGAAGCGTCCGCTGATTCGGAAACGCCCGCCGGAACGGACAAACCCGCTGAGTCGGTGACCAAGACGGCTCCTGCAGCCAAGGCAGCGCCCGCGAAAGCGAAGCCCAAGAAGTCCAAGAAAATCTCCCCGCGGCAGCGTCGCCGTCGCTGGTTGGTCAGCACGCTCAAGCCGTTGGCCGGCAAAAGCATGCCTGCCAACAAGCTGAGCTCTTTCCAATTGGTCATGCTGGGCCGGGCTCTGCGAAGCCAGGTCGCTCAGTGTGCATTTGATTACGACGCCGCAAAACTGGTTGCGGAACTGCAAAAGACCGCCGCTGGCTTCAACCGCCCCTTGGCGGATCGCTTGTCCGGGTTGGTGCTCGAAAACGAAGCGATCATTCGCGACGCTGCAGAAGCCGCGTGGTGGGATGAACTGCAAGAGCAGGCTTCTTCACGATTGGTCGCCATCGCCGCTGACAACTTGCACTCGCAAATCAATCGCGGGGGCGTCGAAGCCAAAGTGGTGATGTCGATCGATGCCGTTGGGCCTCGAACCGCTGCCACCTCGATCGTTTCTTCGGACGGTCGATTGCTGCACAGCGAGGACATCCCGTGTCAGCTGTCCGCCGCGATGCGAACACTGGCCGTGACCAAGATGGGCGAGCTGATCCATGCTCATCACGTCGATTTGATCGTGATCAGCAACGGTCCTGCCCGCCGGGCTTGCATGATCGCGGTTGGCGAACTGATCAAGCAATCGGCTGACAAATCGGTGCGTTGGACGCTCGCTGATCGCAGTGGTGCAGACGCCTACGCGGGTGGCCCTGCAGGCGATCAAGAGATGAAATCGACGCCGCGTCGCTTCCGTGCAGCAGCTTGGATCGCATTCTCGGCCATGCAACCCGCTCAGGCACTTGTCAAAGTTGACCCGTTGAAACTGCGACTTGGTTCGTTCCAACGCGAATTGTCGGACGACGCCGTCCTGTCGGCGTTGGAAGACGTGATGGTCAGCGGCGCAGCCCGTGGCGGCGTCGACGTCAACTCGACCGCAACGACTTGGATGCAGCGTCTGCCAGGCATCACGTCGGAAATCTCCCAAGCCATTGATGAGCGTCGCCGAGAGAAGCTGATTGCTTCCCGCGAAGAGCTGGCGACCGCGATTGAGTGGCCTTCCGTTGTCAACTCTCGCCAAGCAATGCCATTCCTGCGAGTCTTCGCCAGCGAAGAAACGCTCGATGGCACATTGATTCATCCCGATGACTACCCGCTCGCGAAAAAACTCGCGACGGCCCTGAACATCGAACTGCCTCCAGATCGGCCGCCAGCCTACGAGTTGCCCGATTACAGCGAACCCGTTGTGGTCACCAGCGCCGAAGCCCCGGTCGAAACGGCCAGCGAACCAACGGCCAGCGAAGAGACTGCTGCCGGTGAAGAAGTCGCCGCCAAGGAAAAATCGGCTGCCTCCGAAAACGCTGAGCCAGATGCTGCGGCCAGTGAAACCACCGCGGAGCTGTCAGCCGAATCCGCGACGGAATCTTCCGATGCACCCGCTGCCCAGACGCCTGCAGCCGACGACACGGCCAGCGAAGAGCCTGCCGCGGAAGCCAGTGCCGAAGAAACCAGTGCCGAGGAAGCCGAAACGCCTGCTTCAGAAGAATCGCCCGCACCGGAAGCTGCCGCTGATTCAAGTGATTCAGAAGCTGCCCCGAGCGATGGCGAGACCACAGAAGGTGCCACCGAAACCAAATCGGAGGCACCCGCCGCGCCGGAACCCGTGCGTCGCCCAATGCCCGAACGGGCCGCCGTCGACAAACTGATCAAAGAATGGCAAATCGGAAAGCGTCGTTCGCACCAACTGGTTCGCTGGTTGTGCGATCCCTTTGGTGAAGGTGCCTCCGAAGGTGAGTCACCTGCCGTGATGACGGCGATGCCATCGCTCGCCGAGCTCAAACCAGGTGACCAAGTCATCGGTGTGGTCGTCGGCGTGATGCCATTTGGTGTGTTCATTGAATTGTCACCGGACTGCAGCGGGTTGATTCATGTGAGCCGCATCTCCGACAGTTTCGTCGAGGATTTGCACGAAGCTGTTCAGGTTGGTGACGTCATCACCGCTTGGGTGACCGGAACCGATGCCAAGCGTCGCCGGGTTGCTTTGAGTGCGATCTCGCCGGAACGCGAAGCGGCTTTGGAAGCCCGTCGCCAGAACGATCGCGGTGGACGCGGTCGCGGACCTGGTGCACGTGGCCCAGGCGGCCAAGGTGGTCGTGGACAACGCGGTGCCCAAGGCGCTCAGACGGGTGGCCAAGCGAGCGGACAGGGCGGCGGACAAGGTCAGCGATCTGAGTCGGCACCACGCGGTCGAGGCGGGCAGTCCGGCGGATCAGGCCAAGGTGGTCAACGTGGCGGGCAAGCTCGTGGTGGCCAAGGCCAAGGCCGTGGTGCTCAGGGCGGACGCGGTGGCAAGCCAGGCGGTCGTCCCGGTGGACGCGACGCAGGCAGAGGCGGACGCGGTCGCGGACCGAAGAAACCGGAAGTCTACGAAGTCATCGGCAAAGACCCTGAAAAGCCACAGATCAGCGATGCGATGGCCAAAGGCGATGAGCCCATGCGATCCTTCGGCGATCTGATGCAAATGTTCAGCAAGGAAAAAGGTCAAACGACTCCTCCTGCGGACAAGAAACCGGCTGCCAAACCGCCTGCTGCGGAGAAACCAGTCGCCGAGAAGCCAGCGGAAGTGAAACCAGCTGAAACACCTCAGACGGATCCGCCGGCCGCTCCGAAAGCAGAGGCACCTGCAACGGAAGCCCCCGCCTCACCATCCGCTCCTGAGAAAGACGAATGA
- the dprA gene encoding DNA-processing protein DprA, whose amino-acid sequence MDSDTHASGDGNTQKEDTTRELVQLCLLPGLGPRTLTSLLDAFGSARSILNADRNSLASVHGVGPKMAHVIDTADDHVDIEDVFAWCAAKDVNILRRGQASYPAALEELDDAPPLIFSRGSILPRDTVSVAIVGTRHATAYGLQQTRRIAMDLARAGVTIVSGLARGIDTAAHRAALEAEGRTIAVLGGGLGKIYPAENAPLADEISQRGAVISEYAPMAQPRGGMFPQRNRIIAALGQATLVIEAPMRSGSLITARLASELGRSVGSLPGQVNSRASQGCHHLIRDGATLVQHADDVLELLGPLSGNVSRATAADGGEAVRDGREMTLNEVERQVLFAVGTSGTAIDEVTLRSGLPASRVNAIVSILEMKRFVRRLSGQYVSRI is encoded by the coding sequence ATGGACTCGGACACTCATGCATCTGGCGATGGCAACACTCAAAAGGAAGACACCACTCGTGAATTAGTGCAGTTGTGCTTGCTTCCGGGATTGGGGCCAAGGACGTTGACGTCCTTGTTGGATGCGTTTGGCTCGGCTCGTTCCATCCTGAATGCAGACAGAAACTCGTTGGCGTCGGTTCATGGTGTGGGGCCCAAGATGGCTCACGTGATCGACACAGCGGATGATCACGTCGATATCGAGGACGTGTTCGCTTGGTGTGCGGCCAAGGATGTCAACATTCTGCGTCGGGGGCAGGCGTCGTATCCGGCTGCCCTGGAAGAACTCGACGACGCCCCGCCGTTGATTTTTAGCCGCGGCTCGATTTTGCCGCGGGACACGGTCTCGGTTGCGATCGTCGGGACGCGGCACGCAACGGCCTACGGGCTGCAGCAAACGCGTCGCATCGCGATGGACCTGGCGCGGGCTGGGGTGACGATCGTCAGCGGGCTGGCGCGGGGCATCGACACGGCGGCTCACCGGGCGGCACTGGAGGCGGAGGGCCGAACGATTGCGGTGCTCGGCGGTGGGCTCGGAAAAATTTATCCTGCCGAAAATGCACCGCTGGCGGACGAAATTTCTCAGCGTGGAGCGGTGATCAGCGAGTACGCCCCGATGGCCCAGCCGCGCGGTGGAATGTTCCCGCAACGCAATCGAATCATCGCTGCGTTGGGGCAAGCGACGTTGGTCATCGAGGCTCCCATGCGAAGCGGGTCCCTGATCACCGCTCGCTTGGCATCGGAGCTGGGCCGGTCGGTCGGATCCCTGCCTGGGCAGGTCAACAGCCGGGCTTCGCAGGGGTGTCATCACCTGATTCGAGATGGTGCAACGCTGGTTCAGCACGCTGACGACGTGCTGGAGCTGCTCGGACCACTGAGCGGGAATGTCTCTCGAGCCACAGCGGCCGATGGGGGGGAGGCAGTCCGAGATGGGCGTGAGATGACGCTCAACGAGGTCGAGCGGCAGGTCCTGTTCGCGGTGGGCACCTCGGGCACGGCGATCGACGAGGTGACGCTCCGCAGTGGGCTACCCGCGTCTCGGGTCAATGCGATCGTGAGCATTCTGGAGATGAAACGGTTTGTTCGCCGCTTGAGCGGCCAGTATGTGTCGCGGATCTGA
- a CDS encoding AAA family ATPase, which translates to MAKVVLGKDELVDLLVVALLAGEHVLLEDVPGVGKTLTAKALARSLDAKFTRLQFTPDLLPSDITGSMIYRTDTSQFEFAPGPIFANIVLADEINRAPPRTQSALLEAMSEGQVTVDGVTHELPKPFMVVATQNPFEYEGTYALPESQLDRFLLRTSIGYPSRNVERDILTTHQSGEPVDELQSIVGAAEVSEAQAYVGQVRMDESLVDYLLDIVEATRHHDAFQVGVSTRGLISFHRGCQAMAIRRGRDYVTPDDIKQMAVPSLAHRVLAEGIFQGGNRSVVEQQLADLIEPIPVPV; encoded by the coding sequence TTGGCAAAGGTCGTCTTGGGCAAAGACGAACTCGTCGATTTGTTAGTTGTCGCGTTGTTGGCCGGTGAACATGTTTTGCTGGAAGATGTTCCCGGTGTCGGGAAAACGTTGACGGCCAAAGCGCTCGCACGCAGCCTGGATGCCAAGTTCACTCGGCTTCAGTTCACGCCAGACTTGCTGCCCAGCGACATCACGGGCAGCATGATCTACCGCACCGACACCAGCCAATTTGAATTTGCACCGGGCCCCATTTTTGCCAACATCGTTTTGGCCGATGAAATCAACCGCGCCCCGCCACGCACCCAATCGGCTTTGCTAGAAGCGATGAGCGAGGGGCAGGTCACCGTCGATGGCGTGACTCACGAATTGCCGAAACCGTTCATGGTGGTCGCAACCCAAAACCCATTTGAATACGAAGGCACTTACGCGTTGCCGGAAAGTCAGCTTGACCGTTTCTTGCTGCGGACCTCGATTGGTTACCCCTCTCGCAACGTGGAACGTGACATTCTGACGACTCACCAATCAGGTGAGCCCGTTGATGAACTTCAATCCATCGTGGGCGCCGCGGAAGTCAGCGAAGCACAAGCCTATGTCGGACAAGTCCGCATGGATGAATCGCTGGTGGACTATTTGCTGGACATTGTCGAGGCAACACGTCATCACGATGCATTCCAAGTGGGTGTCAGCACCCGAGGGCTGATCAGTTTTCATCGCGGTTGCCAAGCCATGGCGATCCGGCGTGGTCGCGACTATGTCACGCCGGACGACATCAAACAAATGGCAGTTCCGTCTCTCGCTCACCGCGTGTTGGCCGAAGGCATCTTCCAAGGCGGCAACCGATCGGTGGTCGAGCAGCAATTGGCGGATTTGATCGAACCCATCCCTGTGCCGGTTTAA
- a CDS encoding DUF58 domain-containing protein, which translates to MVLQRRNTRNRLTRLGWQFMLIGMFGLLGGSLNGLNLLIVVAAMTLAVLLAQWRVSRSTIESVRVDRRVPREVFAGKPARIRYQVSNRHRLMPLWLICLSDQIMRTGADTNSTDSSSNSLPPTTTARSLHTGVGLLLPSQATSAYLDVTFEHRGRYQLGRWRVSTTAPFALSTAWRESTDEEEFVDVYPRLLPLTRSWRQLLPTKLGNVSSSAHRQGHADEVFFGLREYRRGDSRRHIHWRTTARIGDLVVRQFEQQRRLDLCFLVDAYCPVSAAESDAPHQSVETAISLAASLVVQLFGGSGSQIMLSVAGQHNETCGGGFSREALRRMLQILARLQTTNTPDLDESLGQVAKAVKHLPDLVVLSPRPLSEVLAANDSQSSLLRQWQQRGRLNWVNLSSRDAASWIAGGSSSQSPAEALHE; encoded by the coding sequence ATGGTCCTGCAGCGACGCAACACCCGCAATCGTCTGACGCGGCTCGGTTGGCAATTCATGCTGATCGGCATGTTTGGGCTTCTGGGTGGGTCGCTCAACGGATTGAACTTGCTGATCGTTGTCGCGGCGATGACGCTGGCCGTGCTGCTTGCGCAATGGCGAGTCAGCCGATCCACCATCGAATCAGTTCGAGTCGATCGACGAGTCCCGCGGGAAGTGTTCGCTGGCAAACCCGCACGGATCCGGTACCAAGTCAGCAACCGCCATCGATTGATGCCGCTGTGGTTGATCTGTCTCAGTGATCAAATCATGCGAACGGGTGCCGATACGAACTCGACCGACTCAAGCAGCAACTCTTTGCCACCAACCACCACCGCTCGCTCGCTCCACACGGGTGTGGGCCTGCTGCTGCCCTCACAAGCAACCAGCGCTTACCTGGATGTCACTTTCGAGCATCGCGGGCGCTATCAGCTGGGGCGATGGCGAGTCTCAACGACCGCGCCGTTTGCTTTGTCAACCGCTTGGCGTGAGTCGACTGACGAAGAAGAGTTCGTCGATGTCTACCCGCGACTGCTGCCCCTGACTCGATCCTGGCGGCAGCTTCTGCCCACCAAGCTCGGCAACGTCTCCTCCTCGGCTCACCGGCAGGGGCATGCCGATGAAGTCTTCTTTGGGCTTCGCGAATATCGCCGGGGGGACAGTCGCAGGCACATTCACTGGCGAACCACCGCGAGAATCGGTGATCTTGTGGTCCGTCAATTTGAGCAGCAACGACGCTTGGATCTTTGCTTTTTGGTGGATGCCTATTGCCCCGTCTCGGCTGCCGAATCCGACGCCCCACATCAGAGTGTGGAGACCGCAATCAGCCTGGCCGCTTCGCTGGTGGTTCAGCTCTTCGGTGGCTCCGGCAGTCAAATCATGCTGAGTGTTGCCGGCCAACACAATGAAACCTGTGGCGGCGGTTTTTCTCGCGAAGCCCTCCGGCGGATGCTGCAAATCCTCGCTCGATTGCAGACCACCAACACGCCTGATTTAGACGAATCGTTGGGGCAAGTGGCCAAGGCGGTCAAGCATTTGCCTGATCTGGTCGTGCTCAGTCCCAGACCGCTGTCGGAAGTTCTCGCAGCCAATGACAGTCAGTCTTCCCTCCTGCGGCAATGGCAGCAACGAGGGCGGTTGAACTGGGTCAATTTGTCCAGTCGTGACGCTGCAAGTTGGATCGCCGGAGGATCGTCTTCCCAATCACCTGCCGAGGCTCTTCATGAGTGA
- a CDS encoding transglutaminase TgpA family protein has protein sequence MSDASITDDDMSGADALNLRELQAITETTPDSPLRLRTKLAFALVTMLSGLVIGSSGQTESLPIIVVFFSVIGFLFVDWMKLFALPAVVAYAAMAIAAIYCVSGFMQGIQVGNKMETVAELLIIAQSILMLQEKTSRLFEQLMVFALLNCVVAAVFNDAFAYAIFFVPLTICSGMAIALLAADNLVEQAQSPDQQASLLARGLEADAETDAFNITWNNSAAVDSFARAGVSLPWMVGVILFPAVLLFAAMFFFGLPRRVDANRGSSQGVAMVGFSDTLHLSDISQMQQNSQRALRVDLIDRETKKPYPVVSDLYLRGAVLEQYLADEATSWRATSVSKSPPPPLPPEFVPKRISDSNFYDRVNVRIACESMSTESLFAIAPYHWSPGSDDLMELSGKWTVARRNASGGSVATGALGLPWYPPVKYHFGTHAFRSGVQSRWLAYKTPVLDRSLENSPSPADLTANDLNYLDQLLEYPQVLIPTAESLANKIVEDMPPNKRTPAGIADAFQKHLSLSSDFRYSLQPNPSAMVGVDPIEQFLSTDRRGHCQFFASALVMMLRSQNIPARVVVGYHTDEFSELGQYFIVRQSHAHVWVEALIARADIPMGTSVYGQPESDFYWLRLDPTPGGGGVAGAEASSNQMLDLARDLWDDYVIEMDSKRQEAALMSTPGLAPMTASYRSWIDRTKELAMRINSGDVEGIGGGKLFSWQGAVAAIVLTILAMVGLKIRFPRWLQSKLGKHRQIKAPRPSIPFYAEALDLLSSLGIERRPGQTPEELTRQLEATDVSPGLDPTRSPQSEAHSDSGQQSSQLHAPMRRLTDAFYALRYGQMPAGDPEASGQVSRVDPKVSAVNSRSAAPAPQPESSLLSRPDVEDALSTLRQIAKRSTP, from the coding sequence ATGAGTGATGCTTCGATCACCGACGATGACATGAGCGGCGCCGACGCGCTCAATCTGCGTGAACTGCAGGCGATCACCGAGACCACGCCTGATTCACCACTTCGGCTGCGAACCAAATTGGCCTTCGCCTTGGTCACGATGCTCAGTGGGTTGGTCATTGGCAGCAGCGGGCAAACAGAATCATTGCCGATCATCGTGGTGTTCTTCAGCGTGATTGGGTTCCTGTTTGTTGACTGGATGAAGCTGTTCGCGTTGCCCGCCGTGGTCGCTTATGCCGCCATGGCTATTGCCGCGATCTATTGTGTCTCGGGCTTCATGCAAGGCATACAAGTCGGCAACAAGATGGAAACCGTCGCGGAACTGCTGATCATCGCGCAGTCCATTTTGATGCTCCAGGAAAAGACCTCGCGACTGTTCGAGCAATTGATGGTTTTCGCGTTGCTGAACTGCGTCGTGGCAGCGGTCTTCAATGACGCGTTTGCCTACGCGATTTTCTTCGTTCCGTTGACGATCTGCAGCGGCATGGCGATCGCCTTGCTCGCCGCTGACAACTTGGTCGAGCAGGCTCAGTCACCGGATCAGCAAGCGAGTTTGCTGGCTCGAGGGTTGGAGGCAGACGCAGAAACAGACGCCTTCAATATCACCTGGAACAACTCCGCCGCGGTGGATTCCTTTGCTCGCGCGGGGGTGAGTTTGCCCTGGATGGTCGGAGTGATTTTGTTTCCAGCGGTGCTGCTGTTTGCCGCCATGTTCTTCTTTGGTCTTCCGCGTCGCGTGGACGCCAACCGAGGAAGCTCGCAAGGTGTCGCGATGGTTGGGTTCAGCGACACGTTGCACCTGAGCGACATCAGCCAAATGCAACAAAACTCTCAACGAGCCTTGCGCGTTGACCTGATCGACCGCGAAACGAAAAAGCCCTATCCCGTTGTCAGCGACCTGTACTTACGCGGCGCTGTGCTGGAACAGTACTTGGCCGATGAAGCGACGAGCTGGCGAGCGACGTCGGTGTCCAAGTCGCCACCTCCACCACTGCCCCCAGAATTCGTTCCGAAACGAATCAGCGACTCCAATTTTTATGATCGTGTCAACGTTCGCATTGCTTGCGAATCGATGTCCACCGAATCGCTGTTTGCCATCGCTCCCTATCACTGGTCTCCCGGCAGTGACGACCTGATGGAACTCAGTGGCAAGTGGACGGTCGCGCGTCGCAATGCTTCGGGAGGGTCTGTCGCCACCGGTGCGTTGGGTCTGCCTTGGTACCCGCCGGTCAAGTATCACTTCGGAACCCACGCGTTTCGAAGTGGCGTTCAAAGCCGCTGGTTGGCGTACAAGACCCCGGTGCTCGATCGGTCCCTGGAAAATTCCCCTTCCCCCGCCGATCTGACCGCGAATGATCTGAATTACTTGGACCAATTGCTTGAGTACCCGCAAGTCCTGATCCCCACCGCAGAATCGCTGGCGAACAAGATCGTTGAAGACATGCCACCGAACAAACGCACCCCCGCGGGAATTGCGGACGCGTTTCAAAAGCATTTGTCGCTGAGCAGTGACTTCCGCTATTCGTTGCAGCCCAACCCATCGGCGATGGTCGGCGTCGATCCAATCGAGCAATTTTTGTCGACCGACCGACGTGGCCACTGCCAATTCTTTGCTTCGGCGTTGGTGATGATGCTGCGCAGCCAAAACATCCCCGCTCGCGTGGTCGTTGGTTATCACACCGATGAATTCAGCGAACTGGGGCAGTACTTCATCGTTCGCCAAAGCCACGCTCATGTCTGGGTGGAGGCCTTGATCGCTCGCGCCGACATCCCCATGGGGACATCGGTTTACGGGCAACCGGAGTCCGATTTTTACTGGTTGCGTTTGGACCCCACCCCAGGCGGCGGAGGCGTGGCAGGAGCCGAAGCGAGTAGCAACCAAATGCTCGATTTAGCACGGGATCTGTGGGACGACTATGTCATCGAAATGGATTCCAAGCGACAAGAGGCGGCCCTGATGTCGACACCAGGCTTGGCACCGATGACCGCTTCCTATCGATCATGGATCGATCGCACAAAGGAACTCGCCATGCGAATCAACTCGGGCGATGTCGAAGGCATTGGCGGTGGCAAACTGTTTTCTTGGCAAGGTGCCGTCGCCGCGATCGTGCTCACCATCCTGGCCATGGTTGGGCTGAAAATCCGCTTCCCACGATGGTTGCAGAGCAAACTTGGCAAGCATCGGCAAATCAAGGCCCCACGCCCCTCGATCCCTTTCTACGCTGAAGCACTCGACCTGCTTTCAAGTCTTGGTATCGAACGACGCCCGGGCCAAACCCCGGAAGAACTGACCCGGCAATTGGAAGCCACTGACGTGTCGCCGGGCCTGGATCCCACCCGCAGTCCCCAATCCGAAGCTCATTCGGACTCGGGTCAGCAGTCGTCCCAGCTTCATGCTCCTATGCGTCGATTGACCGACGCGTTCTACGCATTACGGTATGGGCAGATGCCGGCCGGAGATCCAGAAGCCTCCGGCCAAGTTTCCCGTGTTGACCCCAAAGTCTCCGCCGTGAATTCCAGATCGGCTGCCCCTGCACCCCAACCGGAGTCGTCGCTGTTGTCACGCCCTGACGTGGAAGACGCACTGAGTACCCTTCGCCAAATTGCAAAGCGTTCCACCCCATGA
- the cmk gene encoding (d)CMP kinase, with protein MIITIDGPAGAGKSSIARRVANELGFEFLDTGAMYRAVTWGAMQRQIAWDDVDALVDFADAVCLVWQDDCIYLDDQDISEEIRSPQVTRHIRHLADPPRIRERITSQQRRIATGRDIVTEGRDQGTEVFPDAHCKIFLTASPEERARRRQQQLAQSGQVMSVEEILTAQNQRDLEDRMRPVGRLRAAADAIVLQTDGMTPDEVRQEVLRLVRKCLDATATNSTSSDPNA; from the coding sequence ATGATCATCACCATCGACGGTCCAGCCGGAGCAGGCAAGAGCAGCATCGCACGACGCGTCGCCAACGAACTTGGGTTCGAATTCCTCGATACCGGAGCGATGTATCGCGCCGTGACTTGGGGCGCCATGCAGCGTCAGATCGCGTGGGACGACGTGGATGCGTTGGTCGATTTCGCCGATGCCGTCTGTTTGGTTTGGCAGGACGACTGCATCTATCTCGACGACCAAGATATCTCCGAAGAAATCCGTTCGCCGCAGGTCACTCGTCACATTCGGCACTTGGCGGACCCACCAAGGATTCGCGAGCGGATCACATCGCAGCAGCGTCGCATCGCCACCGGGCGTGACATCGTGACGGAAGGTCGTGACCAAGGCACCGAAGTCTTTCCCGATGCCCATTGCAAGATCTTCCTGACTGCATCCCCGGAAGAACGCGCTCGTCGACGGCAGCAGCAACTCGCCCAAAGCGGCCAGGTGATGTCGGTGGAAGAAATTCTGACCGCGCAGAATCAACGCGATCTCGAGGATCGAATGCGACCCGTCGGAAGGTTGCGAGCCGCTGCCGACGCGATCGTTCTGCAAACCGATGGGATGACTCCCGACGAAGTCCGCCAAGAAGTTCTGCGGTTGGTTCGCAAATGCCTGGATGCCACGGCGACCAATTCCACGTCGAGCGATCCAAACGCATGA